The following coding sequences are from one Microbulbifer sp. TB1203 window:
- a CDS encoding alpha/beta fold hydrolase, whose translation MVRRRRLLLAAALTVATGLSGTAVAQGQPSSDTCYLDGWGDPLRCYRVPLDGDGPENLAVMVAPAVNGSGREPLYLLAGGPGQAASDLAPLLNAFRRINRERAIVMVDRRGAGRSGAFRCGFGSEMPADLETFSRQLAQCYLHKADYAETLNSRQTVADLEQVRHFLGHGRIALWGGSWGTRTALLYQQWHPESLSALVLDAVAPIDTKVFLTAGAAENALRQLERDCVEDVVCARFGDWRRQLDQLLSQWDDERAANFPDPLTGAPSEQPLARWALANAIRTALYDPKAAAQLPYAIDQTRFGNYRPLSGIAGLFASRTDSMAMGLTFSVACAEELNRISREEVAADSADTFLGTAFFDLFKSGCEVWPVQPKPYGAPEPRDQPVLLISGDADPITPPVYAERQLDYLSRKQHLVVAGGGHINSPRGCIPELIARFLDSPGQPLDDSCVAEIRRPPFMADAFGPALDMGGAAQ comes from the coding sequence GTGGTTAGGAGGCGACGGCTGCTGTTGGCGGCGGCATTGACGGTGGCGACGGGGCTGTCGGGCACAGCGGTCGCACAGGGCCAGCCATCTTCAGATACCTGCTATCTGGACGGCTGGGGAGATCCGTTGCGCTGTTACCGGGTTCCCCTCGACGGCGATGGACCGGAAAACCTGGCGGTGATGGTGGCACCGGCGGTCAACGGCAGCGGCCGCGAGCCCCTGTATCTGCTCGCCGGCGGGCCAGGTCAGGCGGCCAGCGACCTGGCGCCGCTGCTGAACGCCTTTCGCAGGATCAACCGCGAGCGCGCCATCGTCATGGTGGATCGCCGCGGCGCCGGTCGTTCCGGCGCCTTCCGCTGCGGTTTCGGAAGCGAAATGCCCGCGGATCTGGAAACCTTTTCCCGGCAGTTGGCGCAGTGCTACCTGCACAAGGCGGATTACGCCGAAACCCTGAACAGCCGCCAGACGGTGGCGGACCTGGAGCAGGTGCGCCACTTCCTCGGCCACGGGCGCATCGCGCTTTGGGGCGGCTCCTGGGGAACGCGCACCGCACTGCTCTACCAGCAATGGCACCCGGAATCCCTGAGTGCTTTGGTGCTGGATGCAGTCGCACCCATCGATACCAAAGTGTTCCTCACCGCTGGCGCCGCCGAAAATGCGTTGCGGCAACTGGAGCGGGATTGCGTGGAGGATGTGGTGTGCGCTCGCTTCGGCGACTGGCGCCGGCAACTGGATCAGCTGCTTTCCCAGTGGGACGACGAGCGGGCCGCGAACTTCCCGGACCCGCTGACCGGCGCGCCGTCAGAACAGCCCCTTGCCCGCTGGGCCCTTGCCAACGCCATCCGCACGGCACTCTATGATCCGAAGGCGGCCGCACAGCTGCCCTACGCGATAGACCAGACCCGCTTTGGCAACTACCGGCCTCTCTCCGGCATCGCCGGATTGTTCGCCAGCAGGACTGATTCCATGGCCATGGGACTCACCTTTTCCGTGGCTTGTGCTGAGGAACTGAACCGTATCAGCAGGGAGGAAGTGGCTGCAGACAGCGCGGATACTTTTCTCGGTACAGCCTTCTTCGATCTGTTCAAATCCGGTTGCGAGGTCTGGCCGGTACAGCCCAAGCCCTACGGCGCGCCGGAACCCAGGGATCAGCCGGTACTGTTGATTTCCGGAGACGCGGACCCGATCACCCCGCCGGTCTACGCCGAGCGGCAGTTGGACTACCTGTCCCGCAAACAGCACCTGGTCGTCGCCGGTGGCGGTCATATCAATTCCCCCCGCGGCTGTATTCCCGAACTGATCGCGCGCTTCCTCGACAGTCCCGGCCAACCGCTCGACGACAGCTGCGTAGCGGAAATACGGCGGCCGCCGTTTATGGCCGATGCCTTCGGTCCGGCGCTGGATATGGGAGGGGCGGCACAGTGA
- a CDS encoding ABC transporter permease, which produces MEKRRFSPQMAPLLLKEFLETWRDRRALWMAICFSLMFPVLLAGVTIFVVKKNTEETSRLALLGAENAPLLERQLRGPNLEVEAVAEGSPQQLLNDGYDLVLQLPDNFARDYRDFRAPPLYLYVDSSATGAGRAEHHLQERLNSLQQLVVSQRLTARGVAPQLLAPWQLQMRDVSTPSSRGALILAMVPGLLILTLFVASLATSVDTSAGERERLSLETLLLQPLPAWQVIAAKTLAVASLGWLGSLLAIAALVALMPVMPLAELGIQQATTTGGVLAMGLLLLPLALLVAVVQILLALRSSSFKDAQTQLSILQIAPVTLLMVLDAARIDLTDNYWQLVPLVAQQQWLKALLVGESVSVGWVLAGSLACLLLVAVAIAFGARALRRERLLNAE; this is translated from the coding sequence ATGGAAAAAAGACGATTCAGCCCCCAGATGGCTCCGCTACTGCTCAAGGAATTCCTGGAGACCTGGCGGGACCGCCGGGCGCTGTGGATGGCGATCTGTTTCTCGCTGATGTTCCCGGTGTTGCTGGCCGGGGTCACCATCTTCGTGGTGAAAAAGAACACGGAGGAGACCAGCCGCCTGGCGCTGCTGGGAGCGGAGAATGCACCACTGCTGGAGCGGCAGCTGCGCGGGCCCAACCTGGAGGTGGAGGCTGTAGCGGAGGGGAGTCCGCAGCAGTTGTTGAACGACGGCTATGATCTGGTGCTGCAACTCCCGGACAATTTTGCCCGCGACTATCGGGATTTTCGCGCGCCGCCGCTGTACCTGTATGTGGACAGCTCCGCGACCGGTGCCGGGCGCGCCGAGCATCACTTGCAGGAGCGCCTCAATAGCCTGCAACAACTGGTGGTGAGCCAGCGGCTCACTGCCCGCGGCGTGGCGCCGCAACTGCTGGCACCCTGGCAGCTGCAGATGCGCGATGTGAGCACTCCCTCCAGCCGCGGCGCCCTGATTCTGGCGATGGTGCCGGGCCTGCTGATCCTGACCCTGTTCGTGGCCAGCCTCGCCACCTCGGTGGACACCTCCGCCGGTGAGCGCGAGCGCCTCAGCCTGGAGACACTACTGTTGCAACCGCTGCCGGCCTGGCAGGTGATCGCCGCCAAGACCCTGGCGGTCGCCAGCCTGGGCTGGCTGGGCTCGCTGCTGGCCATCGCCGCGCTGGTGGCGCTGATGCCGGTGATGCCGTTGGCGGAGCTGGGTATCCAGCAGGCCACCACCACCGGCGGCGTGCTGGCCATGGGCCTGCTGCTGTTGCCCCTGGCGCTGCTGGTGGCGGTGGTGCAGATACTGCTGGCACTGCGTTCCAGTTCCTTCAAGGACGCGCAGACCCAACTGAGCATTCTGCAGATAGCCCCGGTGACACTGCTGATGGTACTGGATGCGGCCAGGATCGATCTGACGGACAATTACTGGCAACTGGTGCCCCTGGTGGCGCAGCAGCAGTGGCTGAAGGCGCTGTTGGTGGGCGAATCGGTGTCCGTGGGCTGGGTATTGGCGGGGTCCCTGGCCTGCCTGCTGCTGGTGGCTGTCGCCATTGCCTTCGGCGCCCGCGCCCTGCGCCGGGAGAGACTTCTGAATGCGGAATGA
- a CDS encoding aldo/keto reductase, producing the protein MQRIQSPLDRSFSLSRIAMGLWRLADWKYTSQQTLELLEQLLELGVTTFDLADIYGDYRCERLFGDALKLKPELRGKMEIVSKCGIKLMSDNNNYALNHYDSSGTHVTAAVESSLENMRIEQLDLLLIHRPDPLMDADELAETLDGLVSGGKVRAVGVSNFLPHQVQLLQSRLSTPLLVNQIEVSLLHSAPLFDGQLDYCQRERIIPMAWSPFAGGELFTGGGEAARRVQACLEELSRELDMEPQQLALAWLLKHPSNMAPVLGSGRVSRLRNGVAALGRELPREAWFRLLRAARGRDVD; encoded by the coding sequence ATGCAGCGTATCCAATCCCCCCTCGACCGAAGCTTTTCCCTGTCCCGGATAGCCATGGGTCTCTGGCGTCTTGCGGACTGGAAATACACATCTCAGCAGACACTGGAACTGCTGGAGCAACTGCTCGAACTCGGTGTTACGACTTTTGATCTTGCAGATATTTACGGTGACTACCGCTGTGAGCGGCTGTTTGGCGATGCCCTGAAACTAAAGCCCGAATTGCGCGGGAAGATGGAGATAGTTTCCAAGTGCGGTATCAAGTTGATGAGCGACAATAACAATTACGCTCTCAATCACTACGACAGCAGCGGTACCCATGTAACCGCGGCGGTGGAGTCGAGCCTGGAAAATATGCGGATTGAGCAGCTGGATTTGTTGCTGATTCACCGCCCCGACCCGCTGATGGATGCGGATGAATTGGCGGAGACACTGGACGGGCTGGTGTCCGGCGGAAAGGTCCGCGCAGTGGGGGTATCCAATTTCCTTCCACACCAGGTGCAGCTGTTGCAATCGCGGTTGTCGACGCCGCTGTTGGTCAACCAGATAGAGGTATCGCTATTGCACAGTGCGCCCCTGTTCGATGGACAATTGGATTATTGCCAGCGGGAGAGGATTATCCCCATGGCCTGGTCGCCTTTCGCTGGTGGGGAGCTGTTTACCGGTGGCGGGGAAGCGGCGCGTCGGGTGCAGGCCTGCCTGGAGGAGTTGTCCCGGGAGCTGGATATGGAGCCCCAGCAACTCGCCCTGGCCTGGCTGCTCAAGCACCCGAGCAATATGGCTCCGGTACTCGGCAGCGGCAGGGTCTCCCGCCTGCGCAACGGTGTTGCCGCGCTGGGCAGGGAGTTGCCGCGAGAGGCCTGGTTTCGCCTGTTGCGCGCCGCCCGCGGGCGCGACGTGGATTGA
- the birA gene encoding bifunctional biotin--[acetyl-CoA-carboxylase] ligase/biotin operon repressor BirA yields MPVSDSALRQLRPVLDLLADGEVHSGESLGAVLGVSRAAVWKQLKKLEAYGIPLESVKGRGYRLPGGLDLLVAEGIEARLAPRTQALLGELILLDRVDSTNAQILARLEKGRGHGAVMFAEQQTAGRGRRGRSWASPFGGGINFSIGWQFNGGVQLLEGLSLAVGVALTRALAEFGVPDIRLKWPNDVWCRGRKLAGVLLELSGDLTDRCAVVVGVGLNVGLPEASGENIDQPWIDLNRVHPGIGRNELAASLLNRLLPLLETYPVEGFAAYREAWQQLDQFSGRSVRIVSARQEWTGVDRGVDDTGALILETDGGLKRFYGGEVSLREAVD; encoded by the coding sequence GTGCCCGTCTCCGATTCCGCATTGCGGCAATTGCGCCCGGTCCTGGATCTTCTCGCCGACGGCGAGGTGCACTCCGGCGAATCCCTGGGCGCGGTCCTGGGGGTGAGCCGCGCCGCGGTGTGGAAGCAACTGAAAAAACTCGAGGCTTACGGGATTCCCCTGGAGTCGGTAAAAGGGCGCGGCTATCGCCTGCCCGGCGGACTGGACCTGCTGGTCGCCGAGGGGATTGAAGCCAGGTTGGCCCCGCGCACTCAGGCCCTGCTCGGCGAACTGATCCTGCTGGACCGGGTGGACTCTACCAATGCGCAGATACTGGCTCGGCTGGAGAAGGGCAGGGGCCACGGCGCGGTGATGTTCGCCGAACAGCAGACTGCCGGCCGCGGCCGGCGCGGGCGCAGTTGGGCCAGCCCGTTCGGGGGCGGGATCAATTTCTCCATCGGCTGGCAGTTCAACGGCGGTGTGCAGCTGCTTGAGGGCCTGAGCCTGGCAGTGGGAGTGGCGCTGACGCGCGCGCTGGCAGAGTTCGGTGTGCCGGATATTCGCCTGAAGTGGCCCAACGATGTCTGGTGCCGGGGGCGCAAGTTGGCCGGCGTGCTGCTGGAGCTGAGCGGAGATCTCACCGACCGCTGCGCGGTGGTAGTGGGCGTAGGGCTGAATGTAGGCCTGCCGGAGGCGAGTGGCGAAAATATCGACCAACCCTGGATCGACCTGAATCGGGTGCACCCGGGAATCGGGCGCAACGAATTGGCAGCATCACTGCTGAACCGGCTGCTGCCATTGCTGGAGACCTATCCGGTGGAAGGTTTTGCCGCTTACCGCGAGGCGTGGCAGCAACTGGACCAGTTCTCCGGGCGATCGGTGCGCATTGTCAGTGCGCGGCAGGAGTGGACCGGCGTGGATCGGGGCGTTGACGACACCGGGGCCTTGATTCTGGAAACCGACGGAGGGCTGAAGCGGTTTTATGGCGGCGAAGTGTCCCTTCGGGAGGCTGTGGATTGA
- a CDS encoding ATP-binding cassette domain-containing protein, which translates to MIDVESVHKQFAGRPVLHNLGFSVPDGQITALLGANGAGKTTCLRIITGLLRADSGRVLLGDIDVARDPMAARRQLGVVGDREGLYERLTVAEYLSLFARMQGLSGDALREALDSIRSELELGDLWHRRTRGFSQGERMKVSLARALVHRPRHLILDEPTRGLDVLAARLLRRTLLRLRTAGTTILFSSHVMSEVAELSDRVLVMAGGRIVGSGSPRELAQHTGCDNLEDSFVALAYGDTGRRQEREPA; encoded by the coding sequence GTGATCGACGTGGAATCCGTACACAAGCAGTTTGCCGGGCGGCCGGTGCTGCACAATTTGGGTTTTTCCGTGCCGGACGGACAGATCACCGCACTGCTCGGCGCCAACGGCGCCGGCAAGACCACCTGCCTGCGGATTATCACCGGACTCTTGCGGGCGGACTCCGGGCGGGTACTGCTGGGCGATATCGATGTGGCCCGCGATCCCATGGCGGCGCGTCGCCAGTTGGGTGTGGTGGGGGACCGCGAGGGGCTCTACGAGCGGCTCACGGTGGCGGAGTACCTGTCCCTGTTCGCGCGTATGCAAGGACTGTCCGGAGATGCATTGCGCGAGGCGCTGGATTCCATCCGCAGTGAACTGGAACTGGGGGACCTGTGGCACCGGCGCACCCGGGGCTTTTCCCAAGGGGAACGCATGAAAGTCTCCCTGGCGCGGGCGCTGGTACACCGGCCCCGGCACCTGATCCTGGATGAACCCACGCGGGGCCTGGATGTGCTCGCCGCCCGCCTGTTGCGCAGAACACTGCTGCGCCTCCGCACCGCGGGCACCACCATACTGTTTTCCAGCCATGTGATGTCCGAGGTGGCGGAACTCTCCGACCGGGTGCTGGTGATGGCCGGCGGTCGGATCGTCGGCAGCGGTTCGCCGCGGGAACTGGCGCAGCACACCGGCTGCGACAACCTGGAGGACAGCTTTGTCGCGTTAGCCTATGGCGATACGGGGCGACGGCAAGAGAGGGAGCCGGCCTGA
- a CDS encoding type III pantothenate kinase, giving the protein MGLILELDIGNTRSKWRLLDNGQSLALGALDTAALKRGELPVAWSDIRPQRLRAANVAGEVVADALAALARDRFGLEAEFARVQADCAGVTCGYRKPGGLGVDRWLAVLAAHRLDPRAALIVDCGSAVTLDLLDTGGRHLGGYILPGLGPMRRALYSDTDAVKVREIRSPGMSLAPGRDTGEAVNRGLPLMVMGAVEHALAELRRTAGSEPLLWLTGGDGEFFSSLFPRPHELVPELVLDGLALSNP; this is encoded by the coding sequence GTGGGACTGATACTGGAGCTGGATATCGGCAACACCCGCAGCAAATGGCGGCTGCTCGACAACGGGCAGTCGCTGGCGCTGGGAGCCCTGGACACCGCTGCACTGAAGCGCGGCGAGCTGCCGGTGGCCTGGAGCGATATCCGGCCGCAGCGGCTGCGCGCCGCCAATGTGGCTGGAGAGGTCGTCGCCGATGCTCTCGCGGCGCTGGCGAGGGACAGGTTCGGATTGGAGGCGGAGTTCGCCCGGGTGCAGGCCGACTGTGCGGGGGTCACCTGCGGTTACCGGAAACCCGGTGGGCTGGGAGTGGACCGCTGGCTGGCGGTGCTCGCCGCGCACCGGCTCGATCCGCGCGCTGCGCTGATTGTGGACTGCGGCAGTGCGGTGACTCTCGATTTGCTGGATACTGGCGGACGGCACCTGGGAGGATATATATTGCCCGGCCTCGGCCCCATGCGCCGCGCCCTCTACAGCGATACCGACGCGGTAAAGGTGCGTGAAATCCGCTCCCCCGGCATGTCCCTGGCACCGGGCCGCGATACCGGAGAGGCGGTCAATCGGGGTCTGCCACTGATGGTGATGGGTGCCGTAGAGCACGCGCTGGCGGAGCTGCGGCGAACAGCCGGCAGCGAGCCGCTGCTGTGGCTGACCGGAGGGGACGGCGAGTTCTTTTCCTCCCTGTTTCCCCGGCCCCATGAATTGGTTCCTGAGCTGGTACTGGATGGCCTGGCACTCAGCAATCCCTAA
- the alr gene encoding alanine racemase, whose product MMNAECGAGADAREGLLTVDLQAIGDNYLTLRERLAGGSRCGAVVKADAYGLGMARVAPALYRRGCRDFFIATQAEGETLRALLPDDADIIVLTGVRPGCELECARAGLVPVLFTPQQLRAWVDSCARAGIRAPCALKVDSGMTRLGMSPAELRQLLAEGDLLRAADIQLLLSHLACADEPAHPQNARQLECFRRAGEELKALCPQVSLSLANSSGIFLGDDYHFDIARPGSALYGVNPEPGSPNPMRAVVELSLPVVQKRYVAQESSVGYGAIQKAAAGSWLAVARGGYADGILRAQGGRGCGWACDRRLPMVGRVSMDSATYDISALSEAQREALENIEVLNRELTVDEVAGYAGTIGYEILTSLGHRYFRRYLRS is encoded by the coding sequence ATGATGAATGCGGAATGCGGGGCGGGAGCCGATGCGCGCGAAGGATTGTTGACGGTCGACCTGCAGGCGATTGGAGATAACTACCTGACTCTGCGGGAGCGGTTGGCGGGCGGCAGCCGCTGCGGCGCGGTGGTCAAGGCGGACGCCTACGGCCTGGGCATGGCCCGGGTGGCCCCGGCCCTGTACCGGCGCGGTTGCCGCGATTTCTTTATCGCCACCCAGGCGGAAGGGGAGACTCTGCGCGCGCTGTTGCCGGACGACGCGGATATCATCGTCCTGACCGGCGTGCGCCCCGGGTGCGAGCTGGAGTGCGCGCGCGCCGGCCTGGTGCCGGTCCTGTTTACCCCGCAGCAACTGCGGGCATGGGTGGACAGTTGTGCCCGGGCGGGTATTCGCGCCCCCTGCGCGCTCAAGGTGGATTCAGGCATGACCCGCCTGGGTATGTCACCTGCAGAACTGAGGCAACTGCTGGCGGAGGGCGACCTGTTGCGCGCCGCAGACATCCAGTTGCTGCTGAGCCACCTGGCCTGCGCCGACGAACCGGCGCATCCACAGAACGCCCGGCAGTTGGAGTGTTTCCGGCGCGCCGGCGAGGAATTGAAGGCGCTCTGCCCGCAGGTATCCCTGAGCCTGGCCAACTCCTCAGGTATTTTTCTCGGTGACGACTACCACTTCGATATCGCCCGGCCCGGCTCGGCGCTCTACGGGGTCAACCCGGAGCCGGGATCGCCCAACCCCATGCGCGCGGTGGTGGAGCTGAGTCTGCCTGTGGTACAGAAACGCTATGTGGCCCAAGAGAGCAGCGTGGGTTACGGGGCGATCCAGAAAGCCGCCGCCGGCAGCTGGCTGGCAGTGGCGCGGGGCGGCTATGCGGACGGTATACTGCGCGCCCAGGGAGGCCGCGGTTGCGGCTGGGCCTGCGACCGGCGGCTGCCCATGGTGGGCCGGGTCTCCATGGATTCGGCCACCTATGACATCAGCGCCCTGAGCGAGGCCCAGCGCGAAGCCCTGGAGAATATCGAAGTGCTGAACCGCGAGTTGACCGTGGACGAGGTGGCAGGTTACGCCGGTACCATCGGCTATGAAATTCTCACCAGCCTGGGCCATCGCTATTTTCGCCGCTACCTGAGGTCTTGA